A window of Candidatus Rokuibacteriota bacterium contains these coding sequences:
- the lpxB gene encoding lipid-A-disaccharide synthase, with the protein MTVSGSPCLMLVAGEASGDLHGATLSKALRRQAPGWGLVGMGGPRMAAAGVELVADPTAHAVVGTREAISRLPCLLRAFRLLSKTLRMKQPRALILIDFPEFNLMLARVARRLRIPVVYFIPPQVWAWRPWRARLLARLAAQILTVFPFERAIYEAAGGRVEFVGHPLLDVLPNGLTRAGARHALGVLPETILVGLLPGSRREEVERLLPAMATAARRIRESIPRAEFLAAPAATVDPALVEGALRGAAVHLRQVPGRTYEVMAAADLLLVASGTATLEAALIGTPMVVCYRVSRFSEWTARALMRVRWVSLANIVAGRGVVPELLQHDATGPRLAEEALRLLESPDLLSAQRLAFGELKGTLGSPGVGERAAQQILRVAGYAP; encoded by the coding sequence GTGACGGTTAGCGGCTCACCGTGCCTGATGCTGGTCGCCGGGGAGGCCTCGGGCGACCTCCACGGGGCGACGCTTTCGAAGGCCCTGCGACGCCAGGCCCCCGGCTGGGGGCTGGTCGGGATGGGGGGGCCGCGCATGGCGGCGGCGGGGGTGGAGCTCGTCGCCGATCCGACGGCCCACGCGGTGGTAGGGACCCGTGAGGCGATCTCCCGCCTCCCCTGTCTCCTTCGCGCGTTCAGGCTTCTGTCGAAGACGCTGCGGATGAAGCAGCCACGCGCCCTGATCCTGATCGACTTTCCCGAGTTCAACCTCATGCTCGCCCGGGTGGCGAGGCGACTCAGGATCCCGGTCGTCTATTTCATCCCGCCTCAGGTCTGGGCGTGGCGGCCCTGGCGCGCGCGGCTCCTCGCGAGGCTCGCGGCTCAGATCCTCACGGTCTTCCCCTTCGAGCGGGCGATCTACGAGGCGGCAGGTGGCCGGGTCGAGTTCGTCGGTCACCCGTTGCTCGACGTCCTCCCCAACGGCTTGACCCGTGCCGGGGCACGTCATGCCCTCGGCGTCCTTCCGGAGACGATCCTGGTCGGGCTCCTGCCGGGAAGCCGTCGCGAGGAGGTCGAGCGGCTCTTGCCGGCGATGGCGACCGCGGCGCGGCGGATCCGCGAGAGCATCCCGCGGGCGGAGTTCCTCGCGGCACCGGCAGCGACGGTGGACCCGGCGCTGGTCGAGGGCGCTCTGCGAGGAGCCGCGGTCCACCTGCGACAGGTGCCCGGGCGGACCTACGAGGTCATGGCCGCCGCCGATCTCCTACTCGTCGCCTCGGGGACCGCGACGCTGGAGGCGGCGCTGATCGGGACACCTATGGTCGTGTGCTACCGGGTCTCCCGCTTCTCCGAGTGGACGGCTCGCGCCCTGATGCGGGTCCGGTGGGTGAGCCTGGCGAACATCGTCGCCGGACGCGGCGTCGTGCCCGAGCTCCTCCAGCACGACGCGACAGGGCCGCGGCTGGCCGAGGAGGCCCTCAGGCTCCTCGAGAGCCCCGATCTGCTCAGCGCCCAGCGCCTGGCCTTTGGCGAGCTCAAGGGCACCCTCGGCTCGCCCGGCGTCGGGGAGCGAGCAGCGCAGCAGATCCTCAGGGTGGCAGGGTACGCCCCGTGA
- the lpxI gene encoding UDP-2,3-diacylglucosamine diphosphatase LpxI (LpxI, functionally equivalent to LpxH, replaces it in LPS biosynthesis in a minority of bacteria.), with amino-acid sequence MEHTLGLMAGAGVLPGRVAAEAARRGWRVVVFAFDAAPDCGAFADRVIVCQLSEIGPVLEGLRAERVSAVVFSGRLPKGILFGARPVDAATHQLAAAAGGLSDAGLGEAVVGVLSGLGIEVLDQRTFLSPLLAPAGTLTARSPSAAEWNEIRFGLALARRCAEHGVGQTVVVARGVAVAVEALEGTSETIRRGCELAGPGTVVVKAVGPRHDYRFDVPTVGLETLEVMAGGGARALAVEAGKVAILDRESVVARAESAGISIVSIEGDG; translated from the coding sequence GTGGAGCACACGCTCGGCCTGATGGCGGGCGCCGGGGTGCTCCCCGGCCGGGTGGCTGCCGAAGCGGCGCGGCGGGGCTGGCGCGTCGTGGTGTTCGCCTTTGACGCGGCTCCCGACTGCGGGGCTTTCGCGGACCGGGTGATCGTGTGTCAGCTCAGCGAGATCGGGCCGGTGCTGGAAGGCCTTCGAGCCGAGCGCGTCAGCGCAGTGGTCTTTTCCGGACGGCTTCCCAAAGGGATTCTGTTCGGGGCGCGCCCGGTTGACGCGGCAACGCACCAGCTGGCGGCCGCGGCCGGCGGGCTCTCGGACGCGGGGCTCGGGGAAGCCGTGGTGGGTGTGCTCTCGGGGCTCGGTATCGAGGTCCTCGACCAGCGCACGTTCCTCAGTCCCCTCCTGGCGCCCGCTGGCACCTTGACCGCGCGCTCGCCGTCGGCGGCGGAGTGGAACGAGATCCGGTTCGGTCTCGCCCTGGCGCGACGGTGCGCCGAGCACGGCGTGGGTCAGACGGTTGTCGTGGCGCGGGGTGTGGCCGTCGCGGTCGAGGCGCTCGAGGGGACCAGCGAGACGATCCGGCGGGGGTGTGAACTGGCGGGCCCGGGTACCGTGGTGGTCAAGGCCGTCGGGCCGCGGCACGACTACCGGTTTGATGTGCCCACCGTCGGGCTGGAAACGCTGGAGGTCATGGCTGGTGGCGGGGCGCGGGCGCTGGCCGTCGAGGCGGGAAAGGTCGCGATCCTGGACCGGGAGTCGGTCGTCGCGCGAGCCGAGAGCGCGGGTATCAGCATCGTGAGCATCGAGGGTGACGGTTAG
- a CDS encoding Gfo/Idh/MocA family oxidoreductase, protein MADAGRRVRAAVVGAGHMGQYHILVYAELWNVDLVGIVDVDREKARRLAVQYDTRAFGDYRELIGRVDVVSVAVPTDQHFVVARDLLEAGIHVLVEKPMTPTLEEAKELFRVARQNGAVLHVGHVERFNGAVQELRRIVERPILIESRRLGPFVPRVQNDTVVMDLMIHDIDIVLGLVDGEPQHAYAMGRSVHSAGPDVASVQLFFDTGTIATIIASRATEQKIRTLAITQPDAYILLDYADQEIQIHRRAAQEYTLNRESIRYRQASFVEHLFVHKENPLKLEILHLLSAVRRTRAGDPIELPEGENLRSLAVALEIERMIHEGRRETVWPKDLPWSTRSA, encoded by the coding sequence ATGGCGGACGCGGGGCGCCGGGTGCGGGCTGCGGTCGTGGGTGCGGGGCACATGGGGCAGTACCATATCCTCGTGTACGCCGAGCTCTGGAACGTGGACCTGGTCGGGATCGTGGACGTGGACCGGGAGAAGGCGCGGCGGCTGGCCGTCCAGTACGACACCCGGGCCTTCGGGGACTACCGCGAGCTGATCGGCAGGGTTGACGTCGTCAGCGTCGCGGTGCCCACCGATCAGCACTTTGTGGTGGCGCGGGACCTCCTCGAGGCGGGGATCCACGTCCTGGTGGAGAAGCCCATGACCCCGACCCTGGAGGAGGCCAAGGAGCTCTTCCGCGTCGCGCGGCAGAACGGGGCCGTCCTCCACGTCGGCCACGTCGAGCGCTTCAACGGGGCCGTGCAGGAGCTCCGCAGGATCGTGGAGCGGCCGATCCTGATCGAGTCGAGGCGCCTCGGTCCCTTCGTTCCCCGCGTCCAGAACGACACGGTGGTGATGGACCTGATGATCCACGACATCGACATCGTCCTGGGGCTGGTGGACGGCGAGCCGCAGCACGCGTACGCGATGGGCCGGTCGGTCCACTCGGCGGGGCCGGACGTGGCCAGCGTCCAGCTCTTCTTCGACACGGGCACGATCGCCACCATCATCGCGAGCCGGGCGACGGAGCAGAAGATCCGGACCCTCGCGATCACCCAGCCCGACGCCTACATCCTCCTCGACTACGCGGATCAGGAAATCCAGATCCACCGTCGCGCTGCCCAAGAGTACACCCTGAACCGTGAGTCCATCCGCTACCGCCAGGCCTCCTTCGTCGAGCATCTCTTCGTCCACAAGGAGAACCCCCTCAAGCTCGAGATCCTCCACCTGCTCTCCGCGGTGCGGCGGACGCGGGCGGGGGATCCGATCGAGCTTCCCGAGGGCGAGAACCTCCGTTCGCTGGCCGTCGCCCTGGAGATCGAGCGGATGATCCATGAAGGCCGACGCGAGACCGTGTGGCCGAAGGATCTTCCGTGGAGCACACGCTCGGCCTGA
- the lpxD gene encoding UDP-3-O-(3-hydroxymyristoyl)glucosamine N-acyltransferase yields MATSGSLTLGEIAQALRVELEGDPDLKITGVAPLETARPDQISFLTHAKYASLARTTRAGALLVPADAKLLGPLLRATDPRAALIGLLRLFHPAPTPPSGIHPSAQIAPSARVDPSAAVGALAVIGADARVGARTWIFPLVYVGDGAEVGADCLVYPHAVIRDRVRLGNRVIVHPGAVLGADGFGYVFDGTRHQKIPQVGTVVIEDEVEIGANVTIDRATLGETVIRRGVKIDNLVQIGHNAEIGEDTILVAQVGLSGSVKVGRRSVLAGQVGVADHVTIGDAVSVGAQAGVASDLREAGPYWGTPARPAPEARRIAAAWPRLPALLRKVRGLERRIRELEARLGIVSHDPGADRDE; encoded by the coding sequence ATGGCGACCTCCGGATCGTTGACGCTCGGGGAGATCGCTCAGGCGCTCCGGGTGGAGCTGGAGGGTGATCCTGACCTGAAGATCACCGGGGTCGCCCCGCTCGAGACCGCTCGGCCGGATCAGATCTCCTTCCTCACGCACGCCAAGTACGCGAGCCTGGCGCGAACGACACGTGCCGGCGCGCTGCTCGTCCCCGCCGACGCGAAGCTGCTCGGACCTCTGCTCCGGGCCACCGACCCGAGAGCCGCGCTCATCGGCCTCCTGAGACTCTTTCACCCGGCGCCGACGCCCCCGAGCGGGATTCACCCGTCAGCCCAGATCGCGCCGAGCGCTCGTGTGGACCCCAGCGCGGCGGTGGGGGCGCTGGCCGTCATCGGCGCCGATGCGCGCGTCGGAGCGCGGACGTGGATCTTTCCGCTCGTCTACGTGGGTGACGGGGCCGAGGTCGGGGCTGACTGCCTCGTCTATCCCCACGCGGTGATCCGCGACCGGGTGCGGCTGGGAAACCGGGTCATCGTCCACCCCGGGGCCGTCCTGGGGGCCGACGGGTTCGGGTACGTCTTCGATGGCACCCGGCATCAGAAGATCCCGCAGGTGGGGACGGTGGTGATCGAGGACGAGGTCGAGATCGGGGCGAACGTCACCATCGACCGGGCCACGCTGGGCGAGACGGTGATCCGGCGGGGCGTCAAGATCGACAACCTGGTGCAGATCGGGCACAACGCAGAGATCGGGGAGGATACCATCCTGGTGGCTCAGGTCGGGCTCTCCGGTTCGGTCAAAGTCGGCAGGCGGAGCGTCCTCGCGGGGCAGGTCGGCGTGGCCGATCACGTGACCATCGGCGACGCGGTGAGTGTCGGCGCCCAAGCCGGGGTCGCCTCGGACCTCCGCGAGGCCGGCCCCTACTGGGGCACGCCGGCGCGGCCGGCGCCCGAGGCCAGGCGGATCGCGGCGGCGTGGCCGCGACTCCCCGCGCTGCTCCGGAAGGTGCGGGGCCTGGAGCGGCGGATCCGGGAGCTGGAGGCGCGGCTGGGGATCGTGTCGCACGATCCCGGGGCCGACCGGGATGAGTAG
- a CDS encoding 3-deoxy-D-manno-octulosonic acid transferase yields the protein MYLVYTLGFALFLLAYLPVFLVRRFGRKGFGRLFRERFGRVDSLPPGPRCWIHAVSVGEATAAIPLVEGIHELWPEINIVVSTATPTGAKIVRERLGHCATHCYFPLDLPGPARRALRAISPTFFVALETELWPNFFRELRRWEIPAMIANGRISDRSFRRYRLVRAFLGRVLGQISLFAMQSAEDARRIIALGAAPERVVVTGNLKAALPPHHAGGETLWRRLLGLTGEEPVWIAGSTHKGEEEVVLDAFLRLRTRHPSLVLVVAPRHPERAPEVERLIRIRGLEPVRRTALPGGAGPRPVIVLDTVGELAQLYEVAAVVFVGGSLVQWGGHNMLEPALRRKPVLFGPHTENFRESAELLLIAGGGFLVRDGHDLETAIERLLSDPGLGRAIGEAGFKAVASQQGAVRETLHLVQRLVGVAP from the coding sequence ATGTACCTGGTTTACACGCTCGGGTTCGCCCTCTTCCTGCTCGCCTACCTTCCGGTATTCCTGGTCCGGCGGTTCGGGCGCAAGGGATTCGGCCGGCTGTTCCGCGAGCGCTTCGGCCGGGTCGACAGCTTGCCGCCCGGACCCCGCTGCTGGATCCACGCGGTCTCGGTGGGGGAAGCGACCGCAGCGATTCCCCTCGTGGAGGGGATCCACGAGCTGTGGCCAGAGATAAACATCGTCGTGTCCACGGCCACGCCCACCGGTGCCAAGATCGTGCGCGAGCGCCTCGGCCACTGTGCGACCCACTGCTACTTCCCGCTCGACCTGCCCGGGCCCGCCCGGCGCGCGCTCCGCGCGATCAGCCCGACCTTCTTCGTGGCGCTCGAGACCGAGCTGTGGCCGAACTTCTTCCGCGAGCTGCGCCGGTGGGAGATCCCGGCGATGATCGCCAACGGTCGGATCTCGGACCGGTCCTTCCGCCGCTACCGGCTCGTGCGCGCCTTCTTGGGACGGGTGCTGGGTCAGATCAGCCTGTTCGCGATGCAGTCCGCCGAGGACGCCCGACGGATCATCGCGCTGGGTGCCGCGCCCGAGCGCGTGGTGGTCACGGGCAACCTGAAGGCCGCCCTCCCGCCCCACCATGCGGGCGGCGAAACGCTCTGGCGGCGGCTGCTCGGGCTGACCGGCGAGGAGCCGGTCTGGATCGCGGGCAGTACCCACAAGGGCGAAGAAGAGGTCGTGCTGGACGCGTTCCTCAGGCTTCGAACGCGGCACCCGTCCCTCGTCCTGGTGGTGGCGCCGCGTCACCCCGAGCGGGCCCCCGAGGTGGAACGCCTGATCCGGATCCGCGGGCTGGAACCGGTGCGGCGGACGGCCCTCCCCGGAGGCGCCGGCCCCCGGCCCGTCATCGTCCTCGACACGGTCGGCGAGCTGGCCCAGCTCTACGAGGTGGCCGCGGTGGTTTTCGTCGGCGGGAGTCTCGTCCAGTGGGGCGGTCACAACATGCTCGAGCCGGCGCTCCGACGGAAGCCGGTCCTGTTCGGTCCCCACACCGAGAACTTTCGGGAAAGCGCCGAGCTCCTGCTCATCGCGGGCGGTGGCTTCCTCGTGAGGGACGGCCACGACCTCGAGACGGCCATCGAGCGCCTGCTCTCCGACCCCGGCCTCGGACGGGCGATCGGGGAGGCGGGCTTCAAGGCGGTGGCGAGCCAGCAGGGCGCGGTGAGGGAGACGTTGCATCTCGTGCAGCGGCTCGTGGGTGTGGCGCCGTGA
- a CDS encoding OmpH family outer membrane protein: protein MGGVTIRVVQAGMIGLALLLGASAAAQSPSRIGYVDVQRILARSSAGVAAREQIERDKASMQKDVDGKRTELEKLRDELDKKGLLLSPEARKEKQETLERKARDLRRLIDDYQKELEKKEQGLLQKVLQELSGIIERYGKQRGYLIIVEKRGAGVVYGASEADLTDEIIKAYDQEAGRAKK, encoded by the coding sequence ATGGGGGGGGTAACGATAAGAGTCGTTCAGGCGGGAATGATCGGCCTCGCGCTGCTCCTCGGGGCGTCGGCCGCGGCCCAGTCGCCGAGCCGGATCGGCTACGTGGACGTCCAGCGGATCCTGGCCCGGTCGTCGGCCGGCGTGGCGGCGCGGGAGCAGATCGAGCGCGACAAGGCGTCGATGCAGAAGGACGTGGACGGCAAGCGCACGGAGCTCGAGAAGCTGCGCGACGAACTGGACAAGAAAGGGCTCCTCCTGAGCCCCGAGGCGCGGAAGGAAAAGCAGGAGACGCTGGAGCGCAAGGCGCGCGACCTCCGGCGGCTGATCGACGACTACCAGAAAGAGCTCGAGAAGAAGGAACAGGGGCTTCTCCAGAAGGTGCTCCAGGAGCTGTCCGGCATTATCGAGCGCTACGGCAAGCAGCGCGGCTATCTGATCATCGTCGAGAAGCGCGGCGCCGGGGTCGTCTACGGGGCCAGCGAGGCGGACCTCACCGACGAGATCATCAAGGCGTATGATCAGGAAGCCGGTCGGGCGAAGAAGTAG
- the lpxA gene encoding acyl-ACP--UDP-N-acetylglucosamine O-acyltransferase, giving the protein MSSAIHPTAVVDPRARLADGVSIGAYSVVGPEVELGPGVDIGHHVVLEGAVVVGARSRIGHGTIVGAPPQDLKYKPGTPSGVRIGEDAVIREYVTIHRATTPGGWTEVGRATLVMSMSHIAHDCKIGNEVIIINYAGLTGHVRVEDRATVGGLSGIRPFARVGTYAYIGGCSKVVQDVPPFVIVDGAPATARAVNAIGLRRGGVGPDDRRQIQAAFRILYRSGLSPAAAVRRISGELPMTPAIARLVEFVETSKLGVCGPYRGGLDTGGGLGDRETDLDGTTEGIGGLPVADEERIF; this is encoded by the coding sequence ATGAGTAGCGCAATCCACCCGACCGCCGTGGTGGACCCGCGGGCGCGGTTGGCCGACGGGGTCTCCATCGGCGCCTACTCCGTCGTGGGCCCGGAGGTCGAGCTCGGCCCCGGCGTCGACATCGGGCATCACGTGGTGCTCGAGGGAGCGGTCGTCGTCGGGGCGCGGAGCCGCATCGGCCACGGAACCATCGTCGGAGCGCCGCCCCAGGACCTCAAGTACAAGCCTGGCACGCCGTCGGGCGTGCGGATCGGCGAAGACGCGGTGATCCGGGAGTACGTCACGATCCACCGCGCCACGACGCCTGGCGGCTGGACCGAGGTGGGGCGCGCCACCCTCGTCATGTCGATGAGCCACATCGCCCACGACTGCAAGATCGGCAACGAGGTCATCATCATCAACTACGCCGGCCTCACCGGCCATGTCCGGGTGGAAGACCGCGCCACGGTGGGCGGGCTCTCGGGGATCCGGCCGTTCGCCCGGGTGGGAACCTACGCGTACATCGGCGGGTGCTCGAAGGTCGTGCAGGACGTGCCGCCCTTCGTGATCGTCGACGGGGCGCCGGCCACCGCGCGGGCCGTCAACGCCATCGGGCTCCGGCGCGGGGGCGTCGGCCCCGACGATCGGCGCCAGATCCAGGCCGCGTTCCGGATCCTCTACCGGTCCGGGCTCTCGCCCGCTGCCGCCGTTCGCCGGATCAGCGGCGAGCTTCCCATGACGCCCGCAATCGCGCGCCTCGTGGAGTTCGTCGAGACGTCCAAGCTCGGGGTCTGTGGTCCCTACCGGGGTGGCCTTGACACCGGCGGCGGGCTGGGCGACCGTGAAACGGACCTGGACGGGACGACCGAGGGGATCGGGGGACTGCCGGTCGCCGACGAGGAGCGAATCTTCTGA
- a CDS encoding lysophospholipid acyltransferase family protein: MTFADRLLLALAPRTAHWAVRALAATLTITEVGAEHVAPFWERRAPLIYAIWHGRILMIPCLYGRPNRVRVMASRSRDGELEARFLTRFGFEMVRGSSTRGGAAALRSLVECLKRGLEAAVAPDGPLGPPYVVQPGVIALARLSGVPIVPLTFSAAPAWRLRSWDEFLIPKPFAHGVVSFGPPLHVPRDRDRAEHEALRKQLESTLRELTWQADARAQAR; the protein is encoded by the coding sequence GTGACCTTCGCGGATCGGCTGCTCCTGGCCCTCGCGCCGCGGACCGCGCACTGGGCGGTCCGCGCGCTGGCCGCGACCCTCACCATCACGGAGGTCGGGGCCGAGCACGTCGCCCCGTTCTGGGAGCGCCGCGCCCCGCTGATCTACGCGATCTGGCACGGCCGCATCCTGATGATCCCCTGCCTCTATGGGCGCCCGAACCGCGTCCGTGTCATGGCGAGCCGCTCCCGCGACGGCGAGCTCGAGGCGCGTTTTCTCACGCGGTTCGGTTTCGAGATGGTGCGCGGCTCTTCCACCCGGGGGGGCGCCGCCGCGCTCCGGTCCCTGGTCGAGTGCCTCAAACGCGGGCTGGAGGCGGCAGTGGCTCCCGACGGCCCGCTCGGGCCACCCTACGTGGTGCAGCCCGGCGTCATCGCGCTGGCGCGTCTCAGCGGGGTCCCGATCGTGCCGCTGACGTTCAGCGCGGCGCCGGCCTGGCGGCTGCGAAGCTGGGACGAGTTCCTGATCCCGAAGCCGTTCGCGCACGGAGTGGTGAGCTTCGGTCCCCCGCTCCACGTGCCGCGCGATCGCGACCGCGCCGAGCACGAGGCGCTCCGGAAGCAGCTCGAGTCCACGCTGCGGGAGCTCACCTGGCAGGCCGACGCGCGTGCCCAGGCCCGTTGA
- the lpxK gene encoding tetraacyldisaccharide 4'-kinase translates to MRWAEVWEGQAGPLLALSLSTLSVGYRGLLALRQALYEGGVLNSRRLPCPVISVGNLTLGGTGKTPAVELAVRTLASAGIVSGIVSRGYGRRTTGTLVVADPDRIRGGPAAAGDEPFLLARQLRGTPVVVGENRYEAGRVCLDRFGVGALVLDDAFQHRTLQKDLEIVTVAGSAPWGNGRLFPSGPLREPVSALVRAHLVLVAGAADAGGVQAVRAALTAHEARGEVVMARYEPVECWDVGGGTAPGLAELRGLRVYAFAGIARPRNFARTLEALGVDLAGFAEFPDHYWYGASEVAALAAEGRARGSVALITTEKDAVRCLGLAPASLPLWALAVRLVLTDGRPAWERALLGLFSA, encoded by the coding sequence GTGAGGTGGGCCGAGGTCTGGGAAGGGCAGGCGGGGCCGCTCTTGGCCCTCTCCCTCTCGACCTTGAGCGTAGGCTATCGGGGCTTGCTGGCGCTCAGACAGGCGCTCTACGAGGGGGGAGTCCTCAACAGCCGTCGGCTCCCGTGTCCGGTCATCTCCGTCGGCAACCTGACGCTCGGCGGAACCGGGAAGACCCCGGCGGTCGAGCTCGCCGTACGGACACTGGCGAGCGCCGGCATCGTCTCGGGGATCGTGAGCCGGGGCTACGGCCGCCGGACCACCGGGACGCTGGTGGTCGCCGACCCGGACCGGATCAGGGGGGGACCCGCCGCGGCCGGGGACGAGCCGTTCCTCCTCGCCCGGCAGCTGAGGGGAACGCCCGTCGTGGTCGGGGAGAACCGGTACGAAGCGGGTCGTGTGTGCCTCGACCGCTTCGGGGTCGGCGCGCTGGTCCTCGACGACGCGTTCCAGCACCGGACGCTCCAGAAGGACCTCGAGATCGTCACGGTCGCAGGCAGCGCGCCCTGGGGGAACGGTCGCCTCTTTCCGAGCGGTCCCCTGAGGGAGCCGGTCAGCGCCCTGGTCCGGGCCCATCTCGTCCTGGTCGCCGGCGCCGCCGACGCGGGCGGCGTCCAGGCGGTCAGGGCGGCGCTCACGGCCCACGAGGCCCGGGGCGAAGTTGTGATGGCGCGCTACGAGCCGGTAGAATGTTGGGATGTCGGGGGCGGAACTGCCCCGGGTCTGGCGGAGCTCCGGGGTCTCAGGGTCTACGCCTTCGCCGGCATCGCGCGGCCGCGGAACTTCGCGCGGACCCTGGAGGCGCTCGGGGTGGACCTGGCCGGCTTTGCCGAGTTCCCCGACCACTACTGGTATGGTGCGAGCGAGGTGGCGGCGCTCGCTGCGGAAGGCCGGGCCCGCGGGAGCGTGGCTCTGATCACCACCGAGAAGGACGCGGTCAGGTGCCTGGGCCTGGCGCCCGCCTCGCTGCCCCTCTGGGCCCTGGCGGTGCGGCTGGTCCTGACCGACGGGCGCCCGGCGTGGGAACGCGCCCTTCTGGGTCTCTTCTCGGCTTGA